GGCCAGCAGGTTACCGGCACCGGCACGCAGGGCGCTGCGCCGGTCACCTTCTCCTACGATGCGGGCAGCAATTCCTACACGGTCACCGCCGGCGGCCTTAGCCAGACCTTCGGTTCCGGCACGCTGACGCAGCAGTCCCCCGCCGTGAACGTCTACACCGTCGTCAATGGCGCCACGACCGACACGCTGACCCTGACGCGGCCCGGCACCAGCGGGCGCTTCACTTACCAGTATGTCGGCGCAGGTTACTGGCAGCGGACCGTGCAGGGCGCCACCCGCGTGGACGGCACGCTCACCGGCTTCACCTACGGCGTGGAAACGCCCGATGCGGACCTGCCGCGCACCGGCACCGCCACCTACGCCATCGACCTGCTAGGCGCGCTGACCCAGTCGGGCGAGGAAGGCGTCCTGTCCATCAACGGCAGCGGATCGCTGGTGGCGAACTTCCTTTCCGGCGCGATCGACGTGAACGCGCGCTTCAAGTCCTTCCGCGCCGACGGCTCGGCCACCTCCAACTCCACGTTCGACGGCAATTTCAGCGCCAGTGCGCAGCTGTCCTCCACCGGCAACAGCTTTACCGGCACGGGCACGGCGGTGTCCTTCGGGACTTACACCGGCGCGTTCAACGGGCGGTTCTACGGCCCCACGGCAGGGGAAGTGGGCGCGGTCTTCTCCGGTCTGAACGAGAATGGCTACATCTTCTCCGCCGCCATCCTCGGCCGGCGTAGCGGCACGGGCACGACGCTCGCCACGCTGACATCGCCCACCACCTTCAAGACAGGGCTGGTGGCCGCGCTGTACACCGACACGGGCAGCGGCCTGGTGCTGGATACCGGCGCCATGACAGCGCAGCTGGACACGATCACCTACGATCCCACCACACAGAGTTACACTTTCCTCAGCTCGCCGGGCAATTTCGACTATTTCGGACGCGGTCAGTTCACCGTCGCCCCGAGCGACCGGGACGCCGCGCGCGATACGGCGGACTTCACCGCCTATGTCGGCGGCACGCCGGAGGACGAGCTGCAGGTGGATATCTTCAAGGGCCAGGTGAACGGCGTGGAGCTGACCTATTCCAGCTTCGCCCGCGTCACGGGCACCAAGAAGGACGCAGGCGGCAACATCATGCAGCAATCCTTCACCTTCGTCCCCTTCGGCATCCTGACCCCGCGCGACCAGATCCCGGTGGCGGGCACGGCCAACTATTCCGGCCGCATCTTCGGCTCCGGCCGCGATGCGAGCGGGCAGCTGGCTTACGAGCTGGGCGGCACCAGCACGCTGACCATCGACTTCGGCGCCTTCCGCGTGACCGGCTTCCTGATGCCCACCGGCCGCAGCCTGACCGGCGGCGCGGACATGGACTTCGGCAGCCTGGCGATCAGCGGATCGGTGGACAGCACGTTCAACGGCTTTTTCGGCACGATCGACGGCAATGGCTCGCAGACCATCACCGGCTGGTTCTACGGCCCCAGCGCCAACGAATACGGCGCAATCTGGAACGCCTTCAGCGGCGACGTCGCGCTGGACGGCGTGACGGTGGGGACCAAGGACTGAGGGTGAGGTAAGGGCGCTGGGCGGGCTGGCCGTGGTCAGCCTGCCTGCACCTCCTCGT
This genomic interval from Paraurantiacibacter namhicola contains the following:
- a CDS encoding transferrin-binding protein-like solute binding protein, whose translation is MPTPTPTPTPTPTPTPTPTPTPTPTPTPTPTPTPTPTPTTANADLIAPLVSESFTNDGARASASFDAGNGQQVTGTGTQGAAPVTFSYDAGSNSYTVTAGGLSQTFGSGTLTQQSPAVNVYTVVNGATTDTLTLTRPGTSGRFTYQYVGAGYWQRTVQGATRVDGTLTGFTYGVETPDADLPRTGTATYAIDLLGALTQSGEEGVLSINGSGSLVANFLSGAIDVNARFKSFRADGSATSNSTFDGNFSASAQLSSTGNSFTGTGTAVSFGTYTGAFNGRFYGPTAGEVGAVFSGLNENGYIFSAAILGRRSGTGTTLATLTSPTTFKTGLVAALYTDTGSGLVLDTGAMTAQLDTITYDPTTQSYTFLSSPGNFDYFGRGQFTVAPSDRDAARDTADFTAYVGGTPEDELQVDIFKGQVNGVELTYSSFARVTGTKKDAGGNIMQQSFTFVPFGILTPRDQIPVAGTANYSGRIFGSGRDASGQLAYELGGTSTLTIDFGAFRVTGFLMPTGRSLTGGADMDFGSLAISGSVDSTFNGFFGTIDGNGSQTITGWFYGPSANEYGAIWNAFSGDVALDGVTVGTKD